The Candidatus Dependentiae bacterium genomic interval AAGTACCTGGTTTTTTGATATGAATACTAATTTTTCATTCGCGCCAGTTGGAACTACAACAGAAAATTTAATTAAACTTCAATCATTAAGTTCTGCATTTCAAATGTGCGGATGTTGTATGCGGATTCCTAATGGATCAATTGAATTTGAAACGGGTAAGCTCATCTTAGAAGATGAAGTTCGTGTGCACCGTTATGCAACGCAGGATCTTTCAGCGCTTTCAGCTTTGACGAGCGTTGATTATGGAAATACTTCCACCGTTAATGCAATTGCATGGCACCCAAATGCTAAAGTTGTAGCTCTTGGTGGAATAGCCGCGGTAAATGGAGCTGGTGGGTTTGCAAATACCGACGAAATTCGCCTTTATAGTTTTAATGGTTCAACATTAACAGCGCTTACCAGCCAAGGATATGGAACACGAGCAATAGCGCTTGACTGGAGTTTTGATGGTAAGTTTTTGGCTGTAGGTGGAGCTGGTCCAACCAATGGAGCAGGTGGTTTTGCAAATACCGATGAGTTACGCATATACAGTTTTAATGGTTCAACGTTGACAGCTCTAACGAGTAAAGATTATGGCTCTGAAATACAGGTGCTGAGCTGGAGTCCTGATGGCAAATATCTTGCTGTTGGAGGAAGTGGACCAGTTAACGGAGCTGGTGGATTTTCGAATAATCATGAATTACGGATATACAGTTTCAATGGCTCTACACTAACAGCTTTAACAAGCAAGGATTATGGAATACAGGTTCGAGGCCTTGCTTGGCATCCAAGTGGACAGTTTATTGTCATAGGTGGAGCTGGTCCTGTGTATGAAGCTGGAGGATTTGAAAATAGCGATGAGATCCGTCTTTATAGCTTTAATGGTTCAACTCTTACTTCTTTAATAAGTAAAAATTACGGAACAGATATTGCTTGTTTTGAATGGAGCCCTGATGGAACTGTTCTAGCCGTTGGGGGAAGTTCTCCTACTGATGATTCTACAGAGTGGATTGCAAGAAAGGCAAGAGGATTTGATGACACCAATGAATTGCGTTTATATTCATTTGATGGTTCGACACTTACATCTCTTGTAAGTAAAGATTACGGTAGCTGGGTAAATGCTCTTGCCTGGAATCCTGCAGGGCGCTTGCTTGCAATTACCGGACACAAGGCTGTAATGGATGCTGGTGGATTTGATAATGAATATGAAACACGAATTTATACATTTAATGGAACCGATCTAACAGCAACTACAAGCCATAAGTATGGTGTTGATGGATTTGCAATTAAATGGGATCCAACTGGAAAGACCCTTCTGGTTGCGGGTTCAACACCGTACGTTGGTGCTGGTGATTTCAATAATACTCATGAGGTTCGTTTGTATCAAGCTGAGCTTTATAACAGCCATTCACCTGCTCGCTATAGTAGCGGAACACGATATGGAAAGATCTGCTCTGGTGGTGGTACTATCTAAGAAATAATTTAGATTAAGTTATCAAAGGGCGTTTGTTGAGCAATAAACAAACGCCCTTTACTTATTACACCGACGTAAGGTCTTTTTCAAGCATAATCAATAGGTCATTAAAATCGGCATGGTATTCAAAGCCAAGTTTAGTATATAACGCTCTGGCTTGGGTATTTGCATGGTCAACGAGTAGCGATATTTTCTTAACGTCAAATGAACGCATGAGCTTAAAGAGATATTCAAGCATGCGTGTTGCATGACCTTGACGCCGATAAGCTGGATAGGTTTCAAGCTCAATTACAAAGCAGGAGTTCTGCATTTTTTTGTTAAATCTAAATAAACAGAATCCAATTTGATTATCGGTTCGGTTCTTAAGAAGCGCATAAAAGTAGTGGTCTTTACCAAATTCAATTTTTGAAATCTCAAGCTTTGTGTCTGACTCTGAGAAGTAAGTTGTATGAGTTGGGCCTCCATTCAAATAGGACGGTAGCATACAAATAAGAAAAAATAGAGAAAAGAGTAATTTTTGAGCAAAATATTGTTTTATCATTATAACCCCCACCTTCTAAACGAATAAATAGCAATTATTTAACTGTAAATTATTTATCATACTAACTCATATATTCAATTTGTCAAATAATCCTGTTTTTTATCTAAAAAATAAGGGCTTGTTCAATCCATTGATTGGACTACTCAGCGTTTGTTCTGCTCGCGTTAATATGATAAAATAGAAATAATTAATGAGAAATAGTGTTAATTTTCTCAATGAAAGCTTTTATGGGGGTTATAAATCATGAAGCAATTTTATTCGCGCGGCTTTGCGTATTTTCGTGCTATTTCCTTAGTTTTATTGGCTTGCTTTTCGTTGCAGCTTTCGGGCCCAGTGGTCTATGCGGTGCAATCTGATGAACTTGATTATAGTTCTTCAGAAGATGATTTTTGCGTTATAGATAACGATTCTGACTCAGATTCTAGGTCAGGCTCTGATTTAGATGATGACTCCAGCTATGACTCAGATTATGATTCTGATGATGACTTTGTTCCTCAGAATAGAAGACAGAGTTTTATGGGCTCAGAACGAACTTTCTTGTGGTGGGTTAAAGTTTCCCTTTTGCTTATGCTGTGCCTTTCAGGCATCTATCTCCCGGTTGCGCAAGCGGTAAGTGTTAGTGACGTTAACCAGGCGTCATACGATGTTTGTCATCCTCAAAAAAATGGTATGCAACTTTGTTTTAAGCTTCCACGTGAGTATCTTTCAGTAGACCCTATTGATCAGTGTTATCGACACATCAATACAACCGTTCCACATAGAGGAGCCCCGGTTGATGAAGGTTATTCGATAAGTGAGAAAGCTTTAACTGGAAACTCTATCCAGGCTTGTCTATTTAAAGAAAATAACCCTCATGGACCATTCATTTGTTTGACAGCGTCACTTGATGGTCGTACGAGTAAGAGTTACAACCAGCAAGATGATGGATCGTTTGTAGACCAAGCATCTTCATCGTTTAGGCTTCCAGGATGGAATAGTCTGTGTAAATTATCTTCAAGATACTGCGATTCAACAATAACAACTGAAATTGCACAAGAAATCCTTGCCCAAGGACCGCA includes:
- a CDS encoding WD40 repeat domain-containing protein — translated: MNLNIIQRAGAFALALSLLGQAAQATSLDGTSSIAFQNNHYVLHNGDIVKGFARLNKGFTILAGETATFDTLISVSGDIDLRTTGQLQLIGDLQFDAAVTLTRVGYIKGRGHVINLQGDLSIPASGVLCITGDTIIDGGGHVLTLAEHAQILVDNNVTLTLRNMTVQNTRNDSLFPWIKLRATTSKLAFDDVRFAMNNDFDWKQGQLYIHNDVVVTGSHAFIYHATQPSFIAPGSTWFFDMNTNFSFAPVGTTTENLIKLQSLSSAFQMCGCCMRIPNGSIEFETGKLILEDEVRVHRYATQDLSALSALTSVDYGNTSTVNAIAWHPNAKVVALGGIAAVNGAGGFANTDEIRLYSFNGSTLTALTSQGYGTRAIALDWSFDGKFLAVGGAGPTNGAGGFANTDELRIYSFNGSTLTALTSKDYGSEIQVLSWSPDGKYLAVGGSGPVNGAGGFSNNHELRIYSFNGSTLTALTSKDYGIQVRGLAWHPSGQFIVIGGAGPVYEAGGFENSDEIRLYSFNGSTLTSLISKNYGTDIACFEWSPDGTVLAVGGSSPTDDSTEWIARKARGFDDTNELRLYSFDGSTLTSLVSKDYGSWVNALAWNPAGRLLAITGHKAVMDAGGFDNEYETRIYTFNGTDLTATTSHKYGVDGFAIKWDPTGKTLLVAGSTPYVGAGDFNNTHEVRLYQAELYNSHSPARYSSGTRYGKICSGGGTI
- a CDS encoding GNAT family N-acetyltransferase; the protein is MIKQYFAQKLLFSLFFLICMLPSYLNGGPTHTTYFSESDTKLEISKIEFGKDHYFYALLKNRTDNQIGFCLFRFNKKMQNSCFVIELETYPAYRRQGHATRMLEYLFKLMRSFDVKKISLLVDHANTQARALYTKLGFEYHADFNDLLIMLEKDLTSV